Within Chloroflexota bacterium, the genomic segment CAGCTGATGCTCGACGTGGGTGAACGCGCCCCTGACTTCACGCTGCTCGACTCGAAGGGGGAGTCACACCGCCTGGCCGACGCGCTGGCCGATGGCCCGGTGGTGCTCGCCTTCATGAAGGCCGACTGCGCCACCTGTACGCTGGCGTTTCCCTACCTGGAGCGGCTGCACCAGGCCTACCCGACGGACCGCTGGCACATCTGGGGCATCTCCCAGAACCCGGCGCGGGCGGCCGACTGGTTCGCCGGGCGGACCGGCGTCACCTTCCCGATGCTGATCGACGGCGACGATTTTCCGGTCTCGCAGGCGTACGACCCGCTGGCAACCCCGACGATCTTCTTCATCGATCCCAACGGGATCATCCAGGCGACGCAGTACGGTCTCTCGAAACCAGACCTGAATGCCCTCGCGGAGCAGGTTGCGGGCGTGCTCGACGAGCAGCCGGTCGTCATCGCGCCCCCGAACGACGGGACGCCCGACTTCAAACCTGGTTGAGGGTCGCGTCACACGGGCCGGTCTGGCTCGCACTGATCGGGACGCCCCGCCCTCCGGCCCCTTGCCCACTGGTGTGGCGGGGCCGGGGGTGGGGCCGTCGGAGAGACGCTACACCCAGTGGAGGGTACGCCGATGGCGGAGCCCATGAGAGTCGTCCACTATCTGAACCAGTTCTTCGCGGGAATCGGCGGTGAGGAGGCCGCCAACCGCCCCATCGAGGTGCGTGACGGCCCGGTCGGGACCGGCCGGGCGCTCCAGCACGCGTTGGGAGCGGACGGCACGATCCTCGCGACGGTCGTCGGCGGCGACAACTTCGTCGCCGAGGAGGCCGAGCGCGCGGCGGAGGCGATCCGCGCGGCGCTCACGGAACTCCGGCCGGACGTCGTCGTCGCCGGGCCGGCCTTCGACTCCGGACGGTATGGGCTGGCCTGCGCTCGCGCCTGTGTCGAGGCCCAGGCACTCGGAATCAAGGCCGTCACGGCCATGTACCCGGATAACCCCGGATTCACCACCAACCGGCATGATCTGCTCTGCCTGCCGACCGGCACGAACGTCGCCGAGATGGGCAGGGCGATGTCGGCGCTGGCCCGGCTGGCGCTCAAGCTCGGCTCGGGCCGGGAGATCGGCAGCGCCGACGAGGAAGGGTACCTCTGGCGCGGCTTCCGGCGGCCGGTGCTGCGCGAGAAGAGCGGCGCGGCCCGGGCCGTCGACATGGCGCTCGCCCGGATCGGCGGGCGTCCGTTCACGACCGAGATCCCCGTGGCGCGGTACGACGCAGTCGCGCCGACGCCGCCGGTCGCCGACCTGGCGCGGGTGAAGCTCGGGGTGGTCACGAGCGGCGGTCTGGTGCCGAAGGGGAACCCCGACCGGCTGGTGTCGGCGCGGGCCGAGCGGTTCTTCCGGTATCCGATTGCCGACCGGTCGGCGCTCGCCGTTGGCGAGTGGGAGTCTGTCCACGGCGGCTACAGCACCCATGCCGTCAACACGCGCAACCCGAACTACGTGGTCCCGCTGGACGTCCTGCGGGAGCTGGAGGCGGGCGGGCGGTTCGACTCGCTGCATCCGACGTACTACGCGACGGTCGGCAACCAGACGGCGGTCGCCGAGGCGAAGCGGATGGGCGCCGAGATCGCGCAGGAGCTGCGACAGGCCGATGTTGGGGCCGTGCTGCTGGTCGCCACTTGAGGGTCCTGCAATCGTTGCGGTGCAACGATCAGCAAGGAGATCGAGCGGCAAGGGCTGCCAGTCGTCCAGATCAGCGCGCTGCCGATGGTCGCGCTGGGCGCCGGCGCCAACCGGGTGGTTACCGGAGTGCGGGTCGAGCACGTGTGCGGCGATCCCGGCCTGTCGGACGCGGCCGACCTGGCGCTGCGGCGACGGATCGTCAGCGCGGCGCTACGGGCGCTGGAGACGCCGGTTACTGGACCGACGCGCTTCGACCCGGACGCGAGCGAGCAGAAGGAGGCCGTCGATGCGGCTTGATCTCGGCACCTTCCCTGTCCGCGAGGCCCGGTTCGGATCGCGCACGCGCTGGGCCGACGGCGTGCTGGAGATCGACCGCGAGGCCGTCCTCGACCTCGCCCGCGCCGATCCCAACCTCCAGCGAGTGGACGTCGAGCTGACCCGCCCTGGCGAGTCGGTCCGGATCATCAATGTGGCCGATGTGATCGAGCCGCGCGTCAAGGTTGAGGGGGGCGGCGCCTGCTATCCCGGGGTCTGCGGCCGGGCGGTGGCGACGGTCGGGCGGGGGCGGACCCACCGCCTGGGCGGCTTCGCCGTCGTCGAGTCGGTCGACGTCGTGAACGAGCAGGCGATTGTGGGCGACCTGATTCGCGGCGGTGCGCCCCACGCCTACGACCGGAGCGAGCGCCGGCAGGACTTCATCGATATGAGCGGCCCGAGCGCCGCCCGGCCCTACGCCGGCCTGGTCAACCTGGTCGTCACCTTGCGGCCGGTGGCCGGGCTCGACTCGCAAGACCGTCACCTGGCGACGCATGGGGCCGTGCTCCGGATCGCCGATCATCTGGCCATGGCCGTGGCAGGCCTGGAGCCGCCCGAGCGCGAGGTATTCGACCTGACGACGCGCCACCCGGGCCTGCCGGGCATGGTCTACATTCCGGTCCTGATGTCGTCGGAGTTTCGCCACGGCCCGGACTCCAAGGTGGGCATCGCTGTCTACGGCGTGACCCGGCTCTCGGCGCCCTGGGCGCTCCACCCTACCGAGATGCTGGATGGCGCGGTCAGCCAGGGCAGCGTGCAGCTCCTGAGCTGGCCGATGCTCCACGATCCAATCGTCCTGGAGCTGGCCCGCCGCCACGGCCGCGACCTCAACTTCCTGGGGGTGATCGTCCACCGCTCCAACTGGGGCGGTCAGGCCGAGATGGAGTTGATCGCCGAGCGCGACGCACAGCTTGCCAGGCTGCTCGGCGCGTCAGGCGCCATCGTGACCACCA encodes:
- a CDS encoding glycine/betaine/sarcosine/D-proline family reductase selenoprotein B, which encodes MAEPMRVVHYLNQFFAGIGGEEAANRPIEVRDGPVGTGRALQHALGADGTILATVVGGDNFVAEEAERAAEAIRAALTELRPDVVVAGPAFDSGRYGLACARACVEAQALGIKAVTAMYPDNPGFTTNRHDLLCLPTGTNVAEMGRAMSALARLALKLGSGREIGSADEEGYLWRGFRRPVLREKSGAARAVDMALARIGGRPFTTEIPVARYDAVAPTPPVADLARVKLGVVTSGGLVPKGNPDRLVSARAERFFRYPIADRSALAVGEWESVHGGYSTHAVNTRNPNYVVPLDVLRELEAGGRFDSLHPTYYATVGNQTAVAEAKRMGAEIAQELRQADVGAVLLVAT
- a CDS encoding TlpA family protein disulfide reductase codes for the protein MLDVGERAPDFTLLDSKGESHRLADALADGPVVLAFMKADCATCTLAFPYLERLHQAYPTDRWHIWGISQNPARAADWFAGRTGVTFPMLIDGDDFPVSQAYDPLATPTIFFIDPNGIIQATQYGLSKPDLNALAEQVAGVLDEQPVVIAPPNDGTPDFKPG